The Drechmeria coniospora strain ARSEF 6962 chromosome 02, whole genome shotgun sequence genome has a segment encoding these proteins:
- a CDS encoding Pyridine nucleotide-disulfide oxidoreductase, NAD-binding domain protein, with the protein MGSILTPTPTPTVRVFIAGGSYCGLSAAANLLDLGQGLSPRMAQAAYVHHPDLPRVHWDITIADERDGFFHLIGSPLALADADYAKKAWVKFEDLAGYRDEPVRFVHGAVRSVDCAAKKVTTADVATGELTTHEYDYFIAATGLRRVWPVVPQSLTRKQYLLEVERHIRAVHDAPHGVVVVGGGAVGIEMAAELKLVKPGVTVTLVHSRDKLLSSEDLSDECKDKALDLVKEANVDVLMNHRLKSTSKLTADDGSTRYDIEFENGHKMVASEIIMAVSKSTPASSYLPPSALDDEGYVKIQPNLLFETGTPNNEHHFCSGDLARWSGIKRCGAAMHGGHYIAQNIHKSILKERFGQEPTWMQLSHVAPMIGLAVGKKAVASGPEGTVFGEEVMQSYFNDDLGFTICWDWIGMGGRKQENLTA; encoded by the exons ATGGGCTCCATCCTGACCCCGACCCCGACCCCGACCGTCCGGgtcttcatcgccggcggctccTACTGCGGTctgtcggcggccgccaacCTGCTGGATCTCGGCCAGGGCTTGTCGCCGCGGATGGCCCAGGCCGCCTACGTCCATCATCCCGACCTGCCCCGCGTCCACTGGGACAtcaccatcgccgacgagcgagacGGCTTCT TCCACCTGATCGGTTCGCCCTTGGctctcgccgatgccgactaCGCCAAGAAGGCTTGGGTCAAATTTGAGGACCTCGCCGGGTACCGGGACGAGCCCGTCCGCTTCGTCCACGGTGCCGTCCGCAGCGTCGACTGCGCCGCCAAGAAGGTCACCacggccgacgtggccaCGGGAGAGCTCACGACGCACGAGTACGACTacttcatcgccgccaccggccTGCGGAGGGTCTGGCCCGTCGTCCCGCAGTCCCTCACCCGGAAGCAGTAcctgctcgaggtcgagcgccACATCCGCGCCGTCCACGACGCTCcccatggcgtcgtcgtcgtcggcggcggtgccgtcggcatcgagatggcggccgagctgaaGCTTGTCAAGCCcggcgtcaccgtcacccTCGTCCACTCGCGCGACAAGCTGCTGTCGTCCGAGGACCTGTCGGACGAGTGCAAGGACAAGGCCTTGGATCTCGTCAAGGAGGccaacgtcgacgtcttGATGAACCACCGGCTGAAGAGCACGAGCAAGctcaccgccgacgacggctcgacgaggtACGACATTGAGTTTGAGAATGGCCACAAGATGGTGGCCAGCGAGATCATCATGGCTGTGTCCAAGAGCACGCCCGCATCTTCCTACCTGCCTCCCTCGGCCCTCGATGACGAGGGGTACGTCAAGATCCAACCAAA CCTCCTCTTTGAAACCGGAACGCCCAACAACGAGCATCACTTCTGCTCCGGCGACCTCGCGAGGTGGAGCGGCATCAAACGCTGCGGCGCCGCCATGCACGGCGGTCACTACATCGCGCAGAATATTCACAAGAGCATCCTCAAGGAGCGATTCGGCCAAGAGCCCACGTGGATGCAGCTATCCCACGTCGCACCCATGATtggccttgccgtcggcaaaaaggccgtcgcctcgggcCCCGAAGGTACCGTCTTCGGCGAGGAGGTGATGCAGTCCTACTTCAACGATGATCTTGGCTTCACGA TCTGCTGGGACTGGATCGGCATGGGTGGCCGAAAGCAGGAAAACCTGACAGCTTGA
- a CDS encoding hypothetical protein (related to major facilitator MirA): MTDETSAVIADGGGLGYGTLSDPGHTQAHRGRPAGEIPTSEDLSGGDDQLWLLDDRGKAGVQGIEATTTVWTRTSLLSAYAVIWLVFFVNTMQNGATSSLMPWVTSSFRKHSLTPTVHLMSQIVGGLFKLSLARILDVFGRPQGYLLSILLTTVGLAVMAVCRNIETYTAAQVLYTIGFGGLDYCLSIFLADTSSLQNRALVFAFSSSPYIITTWLSGPLSEAFLHGPGFRWAFATFAMLTTVVSLPLYALFMHNYRKAQRRGLVASGKSDRTMLQSLVHHGREFDVVGMLLICAGLTCVLLPLNLYSRQDLGWHSPLVLLSLALGILLVGFFVVWESSYAPVRFVPYRLLMDRTVFGACVLACVTFVSFYTWDAYFPSFLQVVNGLSVTQASYVSQIYSIGSCFWALLVGIAIRRTGRFKWLALYFGVPLLMVGVGLMICFRQPNVHVGYLVMCQIFIAIAGGTIVVCEQTAVMAATSHEHVAIVLAIEGVFASIGAAIGLTAAAAIWQSVFPRKLREYLPESELKHLDEIYGRLDVQLSYPLGSPARIAIQRAYGDGQKTMLLSGTTVLVVALVATAMWRDINVKNMKQVRGNVM, encoded by the coding sequence ATGACCGACGAGACGTCTGCCGTCATCGCGGACGGCGGGGGGTTAGGTTACGGCACCTTATCCGACCCCGGACATACCCAGGCCCACCGCGGACGGCCCGCCGGAGAGATCCCTACCAGCGAAGACTTgagcggcggtgacgaccaGCTTtggctcctcgacgaccgtGGCAAGGCCGGCGTCCAGGGCatcgaggcgacgacgacggtgtggacgaggacgtcTCTTCTGTCGGCCTACGCCGTGATCTGgctcgtcttcttcgtcaACACGATGCAAAACGGCGCCACGAGCAGCCTCATGCCCTGGGTCACGTCGTCGTTTCGCAAGCACTCGCTGACGCCGACCGTCCACCTCATGAGTCagatcgtcggcggcctcttCAAGCTCTCTCTCGCCAGGATCCTCGACGTCTTTGGTCGGCCTCAGGGTTACCTCCTGTCCATCTTGCTCACGACGGTCGggctcgccgtcatggccgtctgCCGGAACATCGAAACCTACACCGCCGCCCAGGTCCTGTACACCATTGGcttcggcggcctcgactaTTGCTTGAGcatcttcctcgccgacacgTCGTCGCTTCAGAACCGAgccctcgtcttcgcctTCTCCAGCTCGCCCTATATCATCACCACCTGGCTGTCCGGACCCCTATCCGAGGCATTTCTCCACGGCCCTGGCTTCCGCTGGGCGTTTGCCACCTTTGCGATGCTGACGACCGTCGTTAGCCTGCCTCTGTACGCCCTCTTCATGCACAACTACCGCAAGGCGCAGcgccgcggcctcgtcgccagcGGTAAGAGCGATCGCACGATGCTGCAGTCGCTTGTCCATCACGGTCGTGagttcgacgtcgtcggaaTGCTCCTCATCTGCGCCGGTCTCACCTGCGTCCTCCTGCCCTTGAATCTCTACTCGCGCCAAGATCTCGGCTGGCATtcccccctcgtcctcctctcgctcgccctcggcatcctcctcgtcggcttcttcgtcgtctgGGAGTCGTCGTATGCGCCCGTTCGATTTGTTCCCTACCGTCTGCTCATGGACCGCACCGTCTTCGGCGCCTGCGTCCTGGCCTGCGTCACCTTTGTCAGCTTCTACACCTGGGATGCCTACTTTCCCTCCTTCCTGCAGGTCGTCAACGGCCTGTCCGTGACCCAGGCCAGCTACGTTTCGCAAATTTACAGCATCGGCTCCTGCTTCTGGGCGCTTCTGGTCGGAATCGCCATTCGCAGGACGGGCCGCTTCAAGTGGTTGGCCCTCTACTTTGGCGTGCCGCTGCTcatggtcggcgtcggcctgaTGATCTGCTTCCGTCAGCCCAACGTCCACGTCGGCTACCTCGTCATGTGCCAGATTTTCATCGCCATTGCTGGCGGCACCATTGTCGTTTGCGAGCAGACGGCCGTCATGGCGGCCACGTCGCATGAGCACGTTGCCATCGTACTGGCCATCGAGGGCGTCTTCGCctccatcggcgccgccatcggcctcaccgccgccgccgccatctgGCAGTCCGTCTTTCCGAGAAAGCTTCGGGAGTATCTACCCGAATCGGAGCTGAAGCACCTCGACGAGATTTACGGACGTCTCGACGTCCAGCTGTCGTATCCCTTGGGTTCGCCCGCACGCATCGCCATCCAGAGAGCGTACGGCGATGGGCAGAAGACGATGCTTCTCAGCGGCACCACCGTGCtggtcgtcgccctcgtcgcaaCGGCCATGTGGCGCGATATCAATGTCAAGAACATGAAGCAAGTAAGGGGCAACGTGATGTGA
- a CDS encoding acetylase encodes MAAAAVVQLASLSADETVIKLPHPYLTEYTVRPTGRKELPNVPLYQLRERQASSRTPLPMKLDDDGILFSDRTDLKSSELPPASDNSSWARARRSPCSTIVWDGAEAPDLAQAWLLLYVLFTVRPGMETLRLELRGQKAATLARQLTDVMLAIEHPLRAKETRSPSARTDRCVVLALRGTFWQGAGSPFGPRPVWCPQESPSSLSGPTSSLASYPPMPLHHTMTVASAGDPQDPGRYQQAWHPIRPAKPAPGAVVYSRWIPHLKETFSMVSLDYENDEHLRLFHEWQNDPRVSQGWNETGTLEQHREYLRRIHEDPHQVAILAKWDDVYFAYFEVYWAKEDRLGGYYDAGDFDRGRHSLVGDVRFRGPHRVSAWWSSLMHYLFLDEPRTMDVVGEPKDSNSTVIMYDLIHGFGLEKFVDLPHKRSALVRCSRARFFQLCPLAENEKAVGGMKIGLVPKL; translated from the exons ATGGCGGCTGCTGCCGTTGTCCAGCTGGCGTCTctgtcggccgacgagacggtcaTCAAGCTTCCTCATCCCTACCTCACCGAGTATACCGTCCGGCCAACGGGACGCAAGGAGCTTCCCAATGTTCCTCTATACCAGCTCCGCGAACGACAGGCCTCCTCGAGGACGCCTCTCCCCATGAAGctggacgatgacggcatcTTGTTCTCCGATCGCACCGACCTCAAATCGAGCGAGCTACCCCCGGCGTCCGACAACAGCTCCTGGGCGCGCGCGAGACGATCGCCCTGCTCGACCATCGTCtgggacggcgccgaggccccGGATCTGGCCCAGGCCTGGCTGCTGCTCTACGTCCTCTTCACCGTCCGCCCCGGCATGGAGACGCTGCGTCTCGAGCTCCGGGGCcagaaggcggcgacgctggccCGGCAGCTGACGGACGTCATGCTGGCCATCGAGCACCCGCTGCGAGCAAAGGAGACGCGGTCACCCTCTGCGAGGACGGATCGGTGCGTCGTGCTCGCACTGCGAGGCACCTTTTGGCAGGGCGCCGGCTCTCCCTTTGGCCCTCGTCCCGTGTGGTGCCCTCAGGAATCACCCTCGTCCTTGTCCGGCCCGACCTCCTCGCTTGCCTCGTACCCTCCCATGCCTCTGCATCACACAATGACGGTCGCCTCGGCGGGCGACCCGCAAGATCCGGGTCGGTACCAGCAGGCCTGGCACCCGATTCGGCCCGCCAAACCCGcccccggcgccgtcgtgtACAGTCGATGGATCCCTCACCTCAAGGAGACATTCTCCATGGTGTCTCTTGATTACGAAAACGACGAGCACCTGCGCCTGTTTCACGAGTGGCAAAACGACCCACGCGTGTCGCAGGGGTGGAACGAGACCGGCACGCTGGAACAGCACCGTGAGTATCTGCGCCGCATTCACGAGGATCCTCATCAGGTAGCCATCCTGGCCAAGTGGGACGACGTTTACTTTGCCTACTTTGAGGTATACTGGGCCAAG GAGGACCGGCTCGGCGGCTActacgacgccggcgacttTGACCGCGGCCGTCACTCCCTCGTGGGCGACGTGCGCTTCCGCGGGCCTCACCGGGTCTCTGCTTGGTGGAGCAGCCTGATGCACtacctcttcctcgacgagccgcgCACCatggacgtcgtcggcgaaccCAAAGACTCGAACTCGACGGTCATCATGTACGATCTCATCCACGGCTTCGGCCTCGAAAAGTTTGTCGACTTGCCGCACAAACGGAGCGCGCTCGTGCgctgctcgagggcgagatTCTTCCAACTGTGCCCGCTGGCGGAGAATGAAAAGGCCGTCGGGGGGATGAAGATTGGGTTGGTGCCAAAGCTGTAG